Proteins from a genomic interval of Odontesthes bonariensis isolate fOdoBon6 chromosome 7, fOdoBon6.hap1, whole genome shotgun sequence:
- the LOC142384177 gene encoding uncharacterized protein LOC142384177 isoform X3: protein MGGNGPSHFSEEDEDGGVAFVKGIRLSDKVINRMKQSSDAVCPHFSSEPQTPVATPVPVPSVEYLLPLLTTPPPPFIPDATPPPPVQEALPTPPPVEPAPPVKLTPPPPVNFHALPPALVEPTPPPPPVQEALPTTPPVEPAPPVKLTPPPPSVEPTPPPPPPQEALPTPPPVEPAPPVKPIPPPPSVEPTAPSPPAKPETPTTAQIAEQIDEPVILPPPVESSTASVPPSEPSGLPCEIMKPTSLTVEPAAAEPLDSAAPSPPPAETVQLSPDSESPPTPVDSAPAEAVVLPPQAEMTPIKAALPSAVTEEGPPVVAPAVASTPPPPPAEPTPAAVPSSEESAAPCQCDEMSVAPTDVPAIEPPPEFKAPPPPDPAPPSEEPTMTAPPPPVVEDEVPVVKTPPPPVSIQTVSPAVVEEELRQKIKAELQRGLEEELSQRRQELQQKLEEMRAQAQAEAKAEAQAQVEEQVKKALEADKVAFVEKLTESIAKERLNSEDERLKVQLYAHQAEEKEKELKRRDALHKEHVTKLEEKYADFYKVSAESFQKGKEETHSRFTRFDIQPVCGDLQGQILKCYRENTGKTLSCSGIASAYMQCVDNAKKSKLITGG, encoded by the exons ATGGGGGGAAACGGCCCGAGTCACTTCTCTGAGGAGGATGAAGACGGGGGAGTTGCTTTTGTGAAGGGCATTCGG CTTTCAGACAAAGTCATCAATCGGATGAAACAATCTTCAGATGCCGTATGTCCTCACTTCTCTTCTGAGCCACAAACGCCAGTGGCCACTCCAGTTCCTGTGCCGTCTGTTGAATACTTGTTGCCCCTTCTGACGACACCTCCCCCTCCATTCATCCCGgatgccactcctcctccacctgttcagGAAGCCTTACCCACACCACCACCAGTGGAACCTGCTCCTCCTGTAAAACTCACCCCCCCTCCTCCGGTTAACTTTCATGCCCTTCCTCCTGCCTTGGTGGAGCCCacaccacctcctccacctgttcagGAAGCCTTACCCACAACACCACCAGTGGAACCTGCTCCTCCTGTAAAACtcaccccccctcctccctcggTGGAGCCCacaccacctcctccacctccccaGGAAGCCTTACCCACACCACCACCAGTGGAACCTGCTCCTCCTGTAAAACCcatcccccctcctccctcggTGGAGCCCACAGCACCATCTCCACCTGCGAAGCCAGAAACTCCGACTACAGCCCAGATAGCAGAGCAAATCGATGAACCTGTCATCCTCCCTCCACCTGTGGAGTCGTCCACAGCATCTGTGCCTCCATCTGAGCCTTCAGGTCTTCCCTGTGAAATCATGAAACCAACATCTCTAACTGTTGAGCCCGCTGCTGCTGAGCCTCTTGACTCTGCTGCTCCATCACCTCCACCAGCAGAAACGGTTCAGCTTTCTCCCGATAGTGAATCTCCACCAACCCCTGTTGATTCAGCTCCAGCTGAAGCTGTAGTTTTGCCTCCACAAGCAGAGATGACTCCCATTAAGGCTGCACTCCCATCTGCTGTAACCGAAGAAGGGCCTCCAGTGGTGGCTCCAGCTGTTGCTTCaacaccacctccacctcctgcagAGCCCACTCCTGCTGCAGTCCCCTCTTCAGAAGAAAGCGCAGCACCCTGTCAGTGTGACGAGATGTCTGTCGCACCCACTGATGTGCCTGCAATCGAACCCCCCCCAGAGTTCAAagcacctcctcctcctgatCCAGCGCCACCTTCTGAGGAGCCCACTATGACCGCACCTCCTCCCCCTGTTGTCGAAGACGAAGTCCCTGTTGTGAAAACGCCGCCTCCACCTGTATCAA TCCAgacagtttctcctgcagtggTGGAGGAGGAACTGAGGCAGAAGATCAAAGCGGAGCTGCAAAGAGGTCTGGAGGAGGAGCTCAGCCAGAGGAGGCAGGAGCTGCAGCAAAA GCTGGAGGAGATGAGGGCTCAGGCTCAAGCAGAGGCGAAGGCAGAAGCTCAGgctcaggtggaggagcaggtgaAGAAGGCCCTGGAGGCGGATAAAGTGGCATTCGTGGAGAAGCTGACGGAGTCCATCGCGAAAGAGCGCCTGAATTCAGAGGACGAGAGGCTCAAAGTGCAACTTTAT GCTCATCAGGCggaggagaaagagaaggagTTGAAGAGGCGAGATGCACTTCACAAGGAACATGTTACAAAACTCGAAGAAAAG TATGCAGACTTTTATAAAGTGTCTGCCGAGAGCTTCCAGAAAGGCAAAGAAGAAACTCACAGTCGTTTTAC gcGTTTTGATATCCAGCCAGTGTGTGGAGACTTGCAGGGTCAGATACTGAAATGCTACAGGGAGAACACAGGGAAGACTCTGTCCTGCTCGGGTATCGCATCGGCTTACATGCAGTGTGTGGACAACGCCAAGAAA AGTAAATTGATCACTGGGGGTTAA
- the LOC142384177 gene encoding uncharacterized protein LOC142384177 isoform X1 — MGGNGPSHFSEEDEDGGVAFVKGIRLSDKVINRMKQSSDAVCPHFSSEPQTPVATPVPVPSVEYLLPLLTTPPPPFIPDATPPPPVQEALPTPPPVEPAPPVKLTPPPPVNFHALPPALVEPTPPPPPVQEALPTTPPVEPAPPVKLTPPPPSVEPTPPPPPPQEALPTPPPVEPAPPVKPIPPPPSVEPTAPSPPAKPETPTTAQIAEQIDEPVILPPPVESSTASVPPSEPSGLPCEIMKPTSLTVEPAAAEPLDSAAPSPPPAETVQLSPDSESPPTPVDSAPAEAVVLPPQAEMTPIKAALPSAVTEEGPPVVAPAVASTPPPPPAEPTPAAVPSSEESAAPCQCDEMSVAPTDVPAIEPPPEFKAPPPPDPAPPSEEPTMTAPPPPVVEDEVPVVKTPPPPVSIQTVSPAVVEEELRQKIKAELQRGLEEELSQRRQELQQKLEEMRAQAQAEAKAEAQAQVEEQVKKALEADKVAFVEKLTESIAKERLNSEDERLKVQLYWLELKAHQAEEKEKELKRRDALHKEHVTKLEEKYADFYKVSAESFQKGKEETHSRFTRFDIQPVCGDLQGQILKCYRENTGKTLSCSGIASAYMQCVDNAKKSKLITGG, encoded by the exons ATGGGGGGAAACGGCCCGAGTCACTTCTCTGAGGAGGATGAAGACGGGGGAGTTGCTTTTGTGAAGGGCATTCGG CTTTCAGACAAAGTCATCAATCGGATGAAACAATCTTCAGATGCCGTATGTCCTCACTTCTCTTCTGAGCCACAAACGCCAGTGGCCACTCCAGTTCCTGTGCCGTCTGTTGAATACTTGTTGCCCCTTCTGACGACACCTCCCCCTCCATTCATCCCGgatgccactcctcctccacctgttcagGAAGCCTTACCCACACCACCACCAGTGGAACCTGCTCCTCCTGTAAAACTCACCCCCCCTCCTCCGGTTAACTTTCATGCCCTTCCTCCTGCCTTGGTGGAGCCCacaccacctcctccacctgttcagGAAGCCTTACCCACAACACCACCAGTGGAACCTGCTCCTCCTGTAAAACtcaccccccctcctccctcggTGGAGCCCacaccacctcctccacctccccaGGAAGCCTTACCCACACCACCACCAGTGGAACCTGCTCCTCCTGTAAAACCcatcccccctcctccctcggTGGAGCCCACAGCACCATCTCCACCTGCGAAGCCAGAAACTCCGACTACAGCCCAGATAGCAGAGCAAATCGATGAACCTGTCATCCTCCCTCCACCTGTGGAGTCGTCCACAGCATCTGTGCCTCCATCTGAGCCTTCAGGTCTTCCCTGTGAAATCATGAAACCAACATCTCTAACTGTTGAGCCCGCTGCTGCTGAGCCTCTTGACTCTGCTGCTCCATCACCTCCACCAGCAGAAACGGTTCAGCTTTCTCCCGATAGTGAATCTCCACCAACCCCTGTTGATTCAGCTCCAGCTGAAGCTGTAGTTTTGCCTCCACAAGCAGAGATGACTCCCATTAAGGCTGCACTCCCATCTGCTGTAACCGAAGAAGGGCCTCCAGTGGTGGCTCCAGCTGTTGCTTCaacaccacctccacctcctgcagAGCCCACTCCTGCTGCAGTCCCCTCTTCAGAAGAAAGCGCAGCACCCTGTCAGTGTGACGAGATGTCTGTCGCACCCACTGATGTGCCTGCAATCGAACCCCCCCCAGAGTTCAAagcacctcctcctcctgatCCAGCGCCACCTTCTGAGGAGCCCACTATGACCGCACCTCCTCCCCCTGTTGTCGAAGACGAAGTCCCTGTTGTGAAAACGCCGCCTCCACCTGTATCAA TCCAgacagtttctcctgcagtggTGGAGGAGGAACTGAGGCAGAAGATCAAAGCGGAGCTGCAAAGAGGTCTGGAGGAGGAGCTCAGCCAGAGGAGGCAGGAGCTGCAGCAAAA GCTGGAGGAGATGAGGGCTCAGGCTCAAGCAGAGGCGAAGGCAGAAGCTCAGgctcaggtggaggagcaggtgaAGAAGGCCCTGGAGGCGGATAAAGTGGCATTCGTGGAGAAGCTGACGGAGTCCATCGCGAAAGAGCGCCTGAATTCAGAGGACGAGAGGCTCAAAGTGCAACTTTAT TGGTTGGAGCTGAAG GCTCATCAGGCggaggagaaagagaaggagTTGAAGAGGCGAGATGCACTTCACAAGGAACATGTTACAAAACTCGAAGAAAAG TATGCAGACTTTTATAAAGTGTCTGCCGAGAGCTTCCAGAAAGGCAAAGAAGAAACTCACAGTCGTTTTAC gcGTTTTGATATCCAGCCAGTGTGTGGAGACTTGCAGGGTCAGATACTGAAATGCTACAGGGAGAACACAGGGAAGACTCTGTCCTGCTCGGGTATCGCATCGGCTTACATGCAGTGTGTGGACAACGCCAAGAAA AGTAAATTGATCACTGGGGGTTAA
- the LOC142384177 gene encoding uncharacterized protein LOC142384177 isoform X4: MGGNGPSHFSEEDEDGGVAFVKGIRLSDKVINRMKQSSDAVCPHFSSEPQTPVATPVPVPSVEYLLPLLTTPPPPFIPDATPPPPVQEALPTPPPVEPAPPVKLTPPPPVNFHALPPALVEPTPPPPPVQEALPTTPPVEPAPPVKLTPPPPSVEPTPPPPPPQEALPTPPPVEPAPPVKPIPPPPSVEPTAPSPPAKPETPTTAQIAEQIDEPVILPPPVESSTASVPPSEPSGLPCEIMKPTSLTVEPAAAEPLDSAAPSPPPAETVQLSPDSESPPTPVDSAPAEAVVLPPQAEMTPIKAALPSAVTEEGPPVVAPAVASTPPPPPAEPTPAAVPSSEESAAPCQCDEMSVAPTDVPAIEPPPEFKAPPPPDPAPPSEEPTMTAPPPPVVEDEVPVVKTPPPPVSMVEEELRQKIKAELQRGLEEELSQRRQELQQKLEEMRAQAQAEAKAEAQAQVEEQVKKALEADKVAFVEKLTESIAKERLNSEDERLKVQLYWLELKAHQAEEKEKELKRRDALHKEHVTKLEEKYADFYKVSAESFQKGKEETHSRFTRFDIQPVCGDLQGQILKCYRENTGKTLSCSGIASAYMQCVDNAKKSKLITGG, encoded by the exons ATGGGGGGAAACGGCCCGAGTCACTTCTCTGAGGAGGATGAAGACGGGGGAGTTGCTTTTGTGAAGGGCATTCGG CTTTCAGACAAAGTCATCAATCGGATGAAACAATCTTCAGATGCCGTATGTCCTCACTTCTCTTCTGAGCCACAAACGCCAGTGGCCACTCCAGTTCCTGTGCCGTCTGTTGAATACTTGTTGCCCCTTCTGACGACACCTCCCCCTCCATTCATCCCGgatgccactcctcctccacctgttcagGAAGCCTTACCCACACCACCACCAGTGGAACCTGCTCCTCCTGTAAAACTCACCCCCCCTCCTCCGGTTAACTTTCATGCCCTTCCTCCTGCCTTGGTGGAGCCCacaccacctcctccacctgttcagGAAGCCTTACCCACAACACCACCAGTGGAACCTGCTCCTCCTGTAAAACtcaccccccctcctccctcggTGGAGCCCacaccacctcctccacctccccaGGAAGCCTTACCCACACCACCACCAGTGGAACCTGCTCCTCCTGTAAAACCcatcccccctcctccctcggTGGAGCCCACAGCACCATCTCCACCTGCGAAGCCAGAAACTCCGACTACAGCCCAGATAGCAGAGCAAATCGATGAACCTGTCATCCTCCCTCCACCTGTGGAGTCGTCCACAGCATCTGTGCCTCCATCTGAGCCTTCAGGTCTTCCCTGTGAAATCATGAAACCAACATCTCTAACTGTTGAGCCCGCTGCTGCTGAGCCTCTTGACTCTGCTGCTCCATCACCTCCACCAGCAGAAACGGTTCAGCTTTCTCCCGATAGTGAATCTCCACCAACCCCTGTTGATTCAGCTCCAGCTGAAGCTGTAGTTTTGCCTCCACAAGCAGAGATGACTCCCATTAAGGCTGCACTCCCATCTGCTGTAACCGAAGAAGGGCCTCCAGTGGTGGCTCCAGCTGTTGCTTCaacaccacctccacctcctgcagAGCCCACTCCTGCTGCAGTCCCCTCTTCAGAAGAAAGCGCAGCACCCTGTCAGTGTGACGAGATGTCTGTCGCACCCACTGATGTGCCTGCAATCGAACCCCCCCCAGAGTTCAAagcacctcctcctcctgatCCAGCGCCACCTTCTGAGGAGCCCACTATGACCGCACCTCCTCCCCCTGTTGTCGAAGACGAAGTCCCTGTTGTGAAAACGCCGCCTCCACCTGTATCAA tggTGGAGGAGGAACTGAGGCAGAAGATCAAAGCGGAGCTGCAAAGAGGTCTGGAGGAGGAGCTCAGCCAGAGGAGGCAGGAGCTGCAGCAAAA GCTGGAGGAGATGAGGGCTCAGGCTCAAGCAGAGGCGAAGGCAGAAGCTCAGgctcaggtggaggagcaggtgaAGAAGGCCCTGGAGGCGGATAAAGTGGCATTCGTGGAGAAGCTGACGGAGTCCATCGCGAAAGAGCGCCTGAATTCAGAGGACGAGAGGCTCAAAGTGCAACTTTAT TGGTTGGAGCTGAAG GCTCATCAGGCggaggagaaagagaaggagTTGAAGAGGCGAGATGCACTTCACAAGGAACATGTTACAAAACTCGAAGAAAAG TATGCAGACTTTTATAAAGTGTCTGCCGAGAGCTTCCAGAAAGGCAAAGAAGAAACTCACAGTCGTTTTAC gcGTTTTGATATCCAGCCAGTGTGTGGAGACTTGCAGGGTCAGATACTGAAATGCTACAGGGAGAACACAGGGAAGACTCTGTCCTGCTCGGGTATCGCATCGGCTTACATGCAGTGTGTGGACAACGCCAAGAAA AGTAAATTGATCACTGGGGGTTAA
- the LOC142384177 gene encoding uncharacterized protein LOC142384177 isoform X2 — translation MGGNGPSHFSEEDEDGGVAFVKGIRLSDKVINRMKQSSDAVCPHFSSEPQTPVATPVPVPSVEYLLPLLTTPPPPFIPDATPPPPVQEALPTPPPVEPAPPVKLTPPPPVNFHALPPALVEPTPPPPPVQEALPTTPPVEPAPPVKLTPPPPSVEPTPPPPPPQEALPTPPPVEPAPPVKPIPPPPSVEPTAPSPPAKPETPTTAQIAEQIDEPVILPPPVESSTASVPPSEPSGLPCEIMKPTSLTVEPAAAEPLDSAAPSPPPAETVQLSPDSESPPTPVDSAPAEAVVLPPQAEMTPIKAALPSAVTEEGPPVVAPAVASTPPPPPAEPTPAAVPSSEESAAPCQCDEMSVAPTDVPAIEPPPEFKAPPPPDPAPPSEEPTMTAPPPPVVEDEVPVVKTPPPPVSISPAVVEEELRQKIKAELQRGLEEELSQRRQELQQKLEEMRAQAQAEAKAEAQAQVEEQVKKALEADKVAFVEKLTESIAKERLNSEDERLKVQLYWLELKAHQAEEKEKELKRRDALHKEHVTKLEEKYADFYKVSAESFQKGKEETHSRFTRFDIQPVCGDLQGQILKCYRENTGKTLSCSGIASAYMQCVDNAKKSKLITGG, via the exons ATGGGGGGAAACGGCCCGAGTCACTTCTCTGAGGAGGATGAAGACGGGGGAGTTGCTTTTGTGAAGGGCATTCGG CTTTCAGACAAAGTCATCAATCGGATGAAACAATCTTCAGATGCCGTATGTCCTCACTTCTCTTCTGAGCCACAAACGCCAGTGGCCACTCCAGTTCCTGTGCCGTCTGTTGAATACTTGTTGCCCCTTCTGACGACACCTCCCCCTCCATTCATCCCGgatgccactcctcctccacctgttcagGAAGCCTTACCCACACCACCACCAGTGGAACCTGCTCCTCCTGTAAAACTCACCCCCCCTCCTCCGGTTAACTTTCATGCCCTTCCTCCTGCCTTGGTGGAGCCCacaccacctcctccacctgttcagGAAGCCTTACCCACAACACCACCAGTGGAACCTGCTCCTCCTGTAAAACtcaccccccctcctccctcggTGGAGCCCacaccacctcctccacctccccaGGAAGCCTTACCCACACCACCACCAGTGGAACCTGCTCCTCCTGTAAAACCcatcccccctcctccctcggTGGAGCCCACAGCACCATCTCCACCTGCGAAGCCAGAAACTCCGACTACAGCCCAGATAGCAGAGCAAATCGATGAACCTGTCATCCTCCCTCCACCTGTGGAGTCGTCCACAGCATCTGTGCCTCCATCTGAGCCTTCAGGTCTTCCCTGTGAAATCATGAAACCAACATCTCTAACTGTTGAGCCCGCTGCTGCTGAGCCTCTTGACTCTGCTGCTCCATCACCTCCACCAGCAGAAACGGTTCAGCTTTCTCCCGATAGTGAATCTCCACCAACCCCTGTTGATTCAGCTCCAGCTGAAGCTGTAGTTTTGCCTCCACAAGCAGAGATGACTCCCATTAAGGCTGCACTCCCATCTGCTGTAACCGAAGAAGGGCCTCCAGTGGTGGCTCCAGCTGTTGCTTCaacaccacctccacctcctgcagAGCCCACTCCTGCTGCAGTCCCCTCTTCAGAAGAAAGCGCAGCACCCTGTCAGTGTGACGAGATGTCTGTCGCACCCACTGATGTGCCTGCAATCGAACCCCCCCCAGAGTTCAAagcacctcctcctcctgatCCAGCGCCACCTTCTGAGGAGCCCACTATGACCGCACCTCCTCCCCCTGTTGTCGAAGACGAAGTCCCTGTTGTGAAAACGCCGCCTCCACCTGTATCAA tttctcctgcagtggTGGAGGAGGAACTGAGGCAGAAGATCAAAGCGGAGCTGCAAAGAGGTCTGGAGGAGGAGCTCAGCCAGAGGAGGCAGGAGCTGCAGCAAAA GCTGGAGGAGATGAGGGCTCAGGCTCAAGCAGAGGCGAAGGCAGAAGCTCAGgctcaggtggaggagcaggtgaAGAAGGCCCTGGAGGCGGATAAAGTGGCATTCGTGGAGAAGCTGACGGAGTCCATCGCGAAAGAGCGCCTGAATTCAGAGGACGAGAGGCTCAAAGTGCAACTTTAT TGGTTGGAGCTGAAG GCTCATCAGGCggaggagaaagagaaggagTTGAAGAGGCGAGATGCACTTCACAAGGAACATGTTACAAAACTCGAAGAAAAG TATGCAGACTTTTATAAAGTGTCTGCCGAGAGCTTCCAGAAAGGCAAAGAAGAAACTCACAGTCGTTTTAC gcGTTTTGATATCCAGCCAGTGTGTGGAGACTTGCAGGGTCAGATACTGAAATGCTACAGGGAGAACACAGGGAAGACTCTGTCCTGCTCGGGTATCGCATCGGCTTACATGCAGTGTGTGGACAACGCCAAGAAA AGTAAATTGATCACTGGGGGTTAA